From Candidatus Zixiibacteriota bacterium, the proteins below share one genomic window:
- a CDS encoding transposase, whose translation MTSKMVSERFNGRRSIRLPEYNYSQDGGYFVTICTRNHKTHFERYEELRKIVEREWLNIPKRFCTVQLDEYVVMPNHVHGIIIIVGATLAVAQNERARASLAPTSTNRQVNPTIGRIIGAFKSSCANAWLRYVERQEWDAPVRIWQRNYYEHVIRNEYDLNEIRKYIIENPLKWALDEENPERGISM comes from the coding sequence ATGACCTCAAAAATGGTGAGTGAGAGATTTAACGGCCGCCGTTCAATACGGTTGCCGGAATATAACTATTCACAAGACGGCGGGTATTTTGTCACCATTTGCACCCGGAATCACAAGACACATTTTGAACGCTATGAGGAACTGCGAAAGATTGTTGAAAGAGAGTGGCTCAATATCCCCAAACGATTTTGCACTGTGCAATTGGATGAATATGTAGTAATGCCGAACCACGTGCACGGTATAATCATAATCGTAGGGGCGACCCTCGCGGTCGCCCAAAATGAAAGGGCGAGGGCAAGCCTCGCCCCTACATCTACAAATCGACAGGTGAACCCCACAATTGGGCGAATTATAGGGGCATTTAAATCATCATGTGCGAATGCGTGGCTAAGATATGTTGAACGCCAGGAATGGGATGCACCGGTCAGAATCTGGCAGCGCAATTATTATGAACATGTCATTCGCAATGAATATGACCTGAACGAAATTAGAAAATACATAATCGAAAATCCGTTGAAATGGGCGCTCGATGAGGAAAATCCTGAACGCGGCATAAGTATGTAG